Proteins from a single region of Aquirhabdus parva:
- the eat gene encoding ethanolamine permease encodes MSTLHLKQVLGPVQLWGIAVGLVISGEYFGWSYGWASAGTLGFLLATLLVAAMYTTFIFSFTELTTAIPNAGGPFAYAHRAFGEKGGFLAGFATLVEFVFAPPAIALAIGSYINVQFPEVNFKAVAVGAYLLFTFLNWIGMRIAAMFELVVTLLAIGELLMFMGVVSPGWSMTNFVAHGWAGEDHFSSLALAGIFASIPFAIWFFLAIEGAAMAAEEAKEPSKTIPKAYIAGILTLLFLAFGVMVMAGGVGDWRQFASVNDPLPRAMKLVVGDNSGWLHLLVWIGLFGLVASFHGIIMGYSRQIFALSRAGYLPSVFASLHPKFKTPSWALLAGGVIGILAIFSDSAIQFAGQTLTANIVTLSVFGAIVMYMVSMASLLKLRQSEPDLIRPYRAPFYPVFPIIALVLGAVCLIAMVYFNFKLFVLFMILMAIAYAYFWATKAKRINVAWDSRVVE; translated from the coding sequence ATGTCCACACTACATCTTAAACAAGTCTTAGGCCCTGTACAGCTCTGGGGCATCGCCGTCGGTTTGGTTATTTCCGGAGAGTACTTCGGCTGGAGCTATGGTTGGGCTTCAGCGGGAACGCTGGGCTTTCTACTCGCAACCTTGTTGGTGGCTGCGATGTATACCACCTTTATTTTTAGTTTTACCGAGCTGACCACCGCGATTCCCAATGCAGGGGGGCCCTTTGCCTATGCACACCGTGCTTTTGGCGAGAAAGGGGGCTTTCTTGCAGGTTTTGCAACCTTGGTTGAGTTTGTCTTTGCACCCCCTGCTATTGCTCTGGCGATTGGTTCGTATATCAATGTGCAATTTCCTGAAGTCAATTTTAAAGCGGTCGCAGTAGGCGCTTATCTCTTGTTCACGTTTTTGAACTGGATTGGTATGCGTATCGCGGCGATGTTTGAGTTGGTGGTGACGTTACTGGCGATCGGTGAGTTGCTGATGTTTATGGGCGTGGTGTCTCCAGGTTGGTCCATGACTAATTTCGTGGCTCATGGCTGGGCCGGTGAAGACCATTTTTCAAGTCTGGCTTTGGCGGGTATCTTTGCTTCTATCCCTTTTGCGATTTGGTTTTTCCTCGCGATTGAAGGTGCAGCTATGGCGGCTGAAGAGGCGAAGGAGCCTTCTAAAACCATCCCTAAAGCGTATATCGCTGGGATTCTAACCTTACTCTTTCTGGCCTTTGGTGTCATGGTTATGGCGGGTGGCGTAGGCGATTGGCGTCAGTTTGCTAGTGTGAATGATCCATTGCCACGGGCGATGAAGCTGGTCGTGGGTGATAACAGTGGCTGGCTGCATTTATTGGTCTGGATTGGCTTGTTTGGGTTAGTGGCGTCTTTCCACGGGATCATTATGGGTTATTCTCGGCAGATCTTCGCATTGTCACGCGCAGGTTATCTCCCTTCAGTTTTTGCTTCATTGCATCCTAAGTTCAAGACGCCATCATGGGCATTGCTTGCAGGCGGTGTGATTGGGATTTTGGCGATCTTTAGTGATAGTGCGATTCAGTTCGCGGGACAAACCCTGACGGCGAATATCGTGACTTTATCGGTGTTTGGTGCCATTGTGATGTATATGGTGTCAATGGCGTCTCTCTTAAAGCTACGTCAATCAGAACCCGATCTGATCCGTCCATATCGTGCGCCGTTTTATCCGGTTTTTCCGATCATTGCATTGGTGCTTGGCGCGGTGTGTTTGATTGCGATGGTCTATTTTAACTTCAAGCTGTTTGTGTTATTCATGATCTTGATGGCCATTGCTTATGCCTATTTTTGGGCGACCAAAGCGAAGCGGATAAACGTGGCTTGGGATAGTCGGGTGGTTGAGTAA
- the eutC gene encoding ethanolamine ammonia-lyase subunit EutC, which translates to MSAKRILNAVDSPVDPTQHDSWGDWRQYTQARIALGRSGESLPSEEVLKFGLAHAQARDAIHTPLDTERLTTELKQEGWDTRIVRSQATDRTQYLVRPDLGRRLAVDSALLPTSTGYDVGFVVGDGLSSLAVQRQVVPFLQALKPMLAPHLTLAPVVVATQARVALADEVGEQLGLRLVVMLIGERPGLSSPDSLGVYLTYGPKVGKHDAERNCISNVRPEGLDYPAAAFKLNWLIEQALSRQLTGVNLKDESDLMLRSHQAHLSLNEVKMQ; encoded by the coding sequence ATGTCAGCTAAGCGTATCCTCAATGCTGTTGATTCCCCTGTTGATCCCACGCAGCACGATAGTTGGGGCGACTGGCGGCAGTATACGCAAGCGCGTATCGCTTTGGGTCGCTCAGGGGAGTCTTTGCCGAGTGAGGAGGTGCTTAAGTTTGGATTAGCGCATGCGCAAGCACGGGATGCGATTCATACGCCGCTGGATACCGAGCGATTAACGACGGAATTAAAGCAGGAGGGCTGGGATACGCGGATTGTGCGTAGTCAGGCGACGGATCGGACTCAATACTTAGTGCGTCCTGATTTGGGGCGACGATTAGCGGTGGATTCGGCATTACTGCCAACATCGACAGGTTATGATGTGGGTTTTGTGGTAGGTGATGGGTTGTCGTCACTGGCTGTGCAGCGTCAAGTGGTTCCCTTTTTACAGGCGTTAAAGCCGATGCTGGCACCTCATCTGACGTTGGCGCCGGTGGTTGTCGCGACACAAGCGCGTGTGGCACTTGCGGATGAGGTGGGGGAGCAGTTAGGACTTCGTCTCGTGGTGATGTTGATTGGTGAGCGTCCTGGCTTAAGTTCTCCAGACAGTTTGGGGGTGTATTTGACCTATGGTCCCAAAGTTGGCAAACATGATGCGGAGCGTAATTGTATTTCGAATGTGCGACCTGAGGGGTTAGATTATCCTGCAGCTGCATTTAAGTTGAACTGGTTGATTGAGCAGGCGCTTAGTCGGCAGCTTACAGGGGTTAACCTTAAGGATGAGAGTGATTTAATGCTGCGGTCACATCAAGCTCACTTAAGTTTAAACGAAGTAAAGATGCAATAA
- a CDS encoding ethanolamine ammonia-lyase subunit EutB gives MTSYQTTLAGQVYHFADLRDVMAKASPPRSGDVLAGLAARSSMERMAAKFVLADLPLKTFLNVALIPYESDEVTRLIMDSHDALAFAPVAHLTVGGFRDWLLSHQANTQALTALADGLTPEMVAAVSKIMRNQDLIAVAAKCQVITRFRNTLGLPNTLAVRLQPNHPTDDLRGIAASTLDGLLYGAGDAVIGINPASDSMPILGQLSYLLDALITEHEIPTQSCILTHVTNTIQLIEQGVPVDLVFQSVGGSETVNRSFGVSLSILDEAHDAAQSLKRGALLSDAHGLSHGQNVMYFETGQGSALSANGHHGVDQQTCEARAYAVARRYKPLLVNTVVGFIGPEYLYDGKQIVRAGLEDHFCGKLLGLPMGCDICYTNHAEADQDDMDNLIVLLATAGLTFMIGVPGADDIMLNYQSTSFHDQLFVRETLGKKRAPEFETWLQKMGMTDRTGHLIPPTQSSRLLRGFDRMEGLSHVS, from the coding sequence ATGACAAGCTATCAAACTACACTGGCCGGTCAGGTTTATCATTTTGCCGATTTACGCGATGTGATGGCTAAAGCCAGTCCACCCCGTTCAGGCGATGTATTGGCAGGTCTTGCTGCGCGATCCTCGATGGAGCGGATGGCGGCGAAGTTTGTACTGGCTGATTTACCGCTTAAAACCTTTCTCAATGTTGCTTTGATTCCTTATGAGTCTGATGAGGTGACGCGTCTGATTATGGATAGTCATGACGCGCTGGCTTTTGCACCTGTTGCGCATTTGACGGTGGGGGGCTTTCGCGATTGGTTACTAAGCCATCAAGCCAATACCCAAGCCTTGACTGCCTTAGCGGATGGGTTAACGCCAGAAATGGTTGCGGCGGTCAGTAAGATCATGCGCAATCAAGATCTGATTGCTGTTGCGGCGAAGTGTCAAGTCATTACTCGGTTTCGTAATACCTTAGGTTTACCCAATACCCTCGCGGTGCGTTTGCAACCCAATCATCCGACCGATGATTTACGGGGGATTGCGGCATCTACCTTGGATGGTTTGTTGTATGGCGCTGGTGATGCGGTGATTGGGATTAATCCCGCTTCAGATAGCATGCCGATTTTGGGACAGCTCTCGTATTTATTGGATGCTTTGATCACTGAGCATGAGATCCCGACCCAGTCGTGTATTTTGACTCATGTGACCAATACCATTCAGTTGATTGAACAGGGCGTTCCTGTGGATTTGGTCTTTCAATCGGTCGGTGGTTCTGAGACGGTGAATCGTTCTTTTGGGGTGTCGCTGTCGATTTTGGATGAAGCACACGATGCGGCACAGTCCTTGAAGCGCGGTGCGTTGTTGAGTGATGCGCATGGATTAAGCCATGGTCAGAATGTGATGTATTTTGAGACGGGTCAGGGCAGTGCGTTGTCAGCCAATGGCCATCATGGTGTAGATCAACAAACCTGTGAAGCACGTGCCTACGCCGTTGCAAGGCGCTATAAACCGCTGCTGGTGAATACGGTGGTGGGTTTTATCGGGCCGGAGTATCTGTATGACGGCAAACAGATTGTTCGAGCAGGATTGGAAGATCATTTCTGCGGCAAGTTACTCGGGCTGCCGATGGGTTGTGATATTTGTTATACCAATCATGCTGAAGCCGATCAGGATGATATGGATAACTTGATTGTGCTCCTTGCTACGGCAGGTCTAACCTTTATGATCGGGGTGCCTGGCGCGGATGACATCATGCTGAATTACCAAAGTACCTCTTTCCATGATCAGCTCTTTGTGCGTGAGACTTTAGGCAAGAAACGGGCTCCAGAGTTTGAAACGTGGCTGCAAAAGATGGGGATGACGGATCGCACAGGTCATCTGATCCCACCGACACAGAGTAGTCGTTTATTACGCGGCTTTGATCGTATGGAGGGGCTCAGTCATGTCAGCTAA